Proteins from one Mesorhizobium sp. M9A.F.Ca.ET.002.03.1.2 genomic window:
- a CDS encoding ABC transporter ATP-binding protein, whose product MSIPEYPILSVSSVEAVYNGAIAALHGVDLLVGRGEIVALLGSNGAGKTTLLRAVSNLLPAERGAITAGRITFGGEDVSRASPSHLVRSGLVQFLEGRHCFRSLTVEENLFTGALGRSSSRTGVKADLDRVYSLFPRLAEKRRTRSGLTSGGEQQMTAIGRGLMSRPKLFVLDEPSMGLAPLIVDEIFSALKRLNRDEGLSILVAEQNSAVALKYADRATVLENGVSVLEGSAADLRQRTDIKTYYLGGAPLPPQHFPKETAA is encoded by the coding sequence GCGCCATCGCCGCCCTACACGGCGTCGACTTGTTGGTTGGCAGGGGCGAGATCGTCGCGCTGCTCGGCTCCAACGGTGCCGGCAAGACGACACTGCTGCGCGCCGTATCCAATCTCCTTCCGGCTGAGCGCGGCGCCATTACCGCCGGTCGGATCACCTTCGGTGGCGAGGATGTTTCAAGGGCAAGCCCCTCGCACCTAGTCCGCAGCGGCCTTGTCCAATTCCTCGAGGGCCGGCATTGCTTCCGCTCGCTGACGGTCGAAGAGAACCTCTTCACCGGCGCGCTCGGACGCTCGTCCTCTCGCACGGGCGTCAAGGCCGACCTCGATCGTGTCTATTCACTTTTCCCAAGGCTCGCCGAGAAGCGGCGAACCCGGTCCGGCCTCACTTCCGGGGGCGAGCAGCAGATGACGGCTATCGGCCGGGGTCTGATGTCGCGGCCGAAACTCTTTGTTCTGGACGAGCCGTCGATGGGGCTGGCACCGCTGATCGTCGACGAGATCTTCAGCGCCCTGAAACGGCTCAACCGCGACGAAGGCCTTTCGATCCTCGTTGCCGAACAGAATTCGGCGGTCGCGCTGAAATACGCCGACCGCGCCACCGTGCTCGAGAACGGCGTCAGCGTGCTGGAAGGATCGGCTGCCGACTTGCGCCAGCGCACCGATATCAAAACCTACTACCTCGGCGGCGCGCCGCTTCCACCGCAACATTTTCCCAAGGAGACAGCAGCATGA
- a CDS encoding extracellular solute-binding protein: MDMIKKCAAPSFANDNWYEFVDGISSGRTAMAIDSNMFGFWNDVAGKPASGKIAFAPPLHAPSATSFDSNIWIWALAMNAASEKKGTAWLFIPWATSKQVALKGALAGQLVNPPRTSTWQDDTWTKYASQPEFNNFVDSFKKTQDHAALAFTPRVGFGEAMNAWAVAMQKMVNGDDVETTLRALAEEIRTGL, translated from the coding sequence GTGGACATGATCAAGAAGTGCGCGGCTCCTTCCTTCGCCAATGATAACTGGTACGAGTTCGTGGACGGCATCTCCTCCGGCCGCACCGCGATGGCGATCGACTCAAATATGTTCGGCTTCTGGAACGATGTTGCGGGGAAGCCGGCATCCGGCAAGATCGCCTTCGCTCCGCCGCTGCACGCACCGAGCGCCACGAGCTTCGATTCTAACATCTGGATCTGGGCTCTCGCCATGAACGCGGCTTCCGAAAAGAAGGGCACGGCCTGGCTGTTCATCCCGTGGGCCACCTCCAAGCAGGTGGCGCTCAAGGGTGCCCTTGCCGGCCAGCTCGTCAATCCGCCGCGCACGTCGACCTGGCAGGACGACACCTGGACTAAGTACGCTTCGCAGCCCGAGTTCAACAACTTCGTTGACAGCTTCAAAAAGACACAGGACCACGCCGCGCTGGCTTTCACACCGCGTGTCGGCTTCGGCGAAGCCATGAACGCATGGGCCGTGGCGATGCAGAAGATGGTAAACGGCGATGACGTCGAGACGACGTTGAGGGCGCTTGCCGAAGAAATCCGCACTGGCCTCTGA
- a CDS encoding SfnB family sulfur acquisition oxidoreductase: protein MTIQSRQASDSRSAVPPVERPSAKAHVIKADAEAIAVAEKLAAEFARDASKRDRERIWPKEELDAFSQSGLWSINVPKAYGGPELSYVTLSKVISIISAADPSLGQIPQNHLGVVAAIRTVSDEAQKKLLFAEVLSGTRFGNAFSEFGSKRAADFETKFVDAGHHVVVNGQKFYSSGALLAPLVPIVALDDEGRAWYAIADRGAPGLTVIDDWSSFGQKTTLSGTVLLDNVKVPKTHLVPGYKGYDRPTADGAIFQIIQAAVDLGIAKAAIDETVGFVRTKSRAWIDSGVDHAWQDPYTIQAIGDLRLRAKAAEAVLERAGLAVDRAVADPNEKTVAEAQIAVAESKILTTEIAIIATNKLFELAGTRSTLAEHNLHRHWRNARTHTLHDPVRWKYAILGNYYLNDVNPPLHAWS from the coding sequence ATGACCATCCAATCCAGGCAGGCGTCGGATAGCCGCAGTGCCGTCCCGCCGGTCGAACGACCCTCTGCCAAGGCGCATGTGATCAAGGCCGATGCCGAGGCAATCGCTGTCGCCGAAAAACTCGCCGCCGAATTCGCCAGGGATGCCTCCAAGCGGGATCGTGAACGCATCTGGCCGAAGGAAGAGCTCGATGCGTTTTCGCAGAGCGGCCTGTGGTCGATCAACGTGCCGAAAGCCTATGGCGGGCCGGAGCTCTCCTATGTGACCCTGTCGAAAGTGATCAGCATCATCTCGGCGGCCGATCCGTCGCTCGGCCAGATTCCGCAGAACCATCTTGGCGTCGTCGCCGCTATCCGCACCGTCTCCGACGAGGCGCAGAAGAAGCTGCTTTTCGCTGAGGTGCTGTCCGGCACGCGCTTCGGCAACGCGTTCTCCGAGTTCGGCTCCAAGCGCGCGGCCGACTTCGAGACAAAGTTCGTCGACGCCGGCCACCATGTCGTGGTCAACGGCCAGAAATTCTATTCGAGCGGTGCTCTGCTTGCCCCTCTGGTTCCGATCGTGGCGCTCGATGACGAGGGGCGCGCCTGGTATGCCATCGCCGATCGCGGCGCGCCCGGACTGACGGTGATCGACGACTGGTCGAGCTTCGGACAGAAGACGACTTTGTCCGGCACGGTCCTGCTCGACAATGTCAAGGTGCCCAAAACGCATCTTGTCCCCGGCTACAAGGGCTATGACAGGCCGACGGCCGACGGCGCCATCTTCCAGATCATCCAGGCCGCGGTCGATCTCGGCATCGCCAAGGCGGCGATCGACGAGACTGTCGGCTTCGTGCGCACCAAGTCGCGCGCCTGGATCGACAGCGGCGTCGATCATGCCTGGCAGGATCCTTATACGATCCAGGCGATTGGCGACCTTCGCCTGCGGGCCAAAGCGGCAGAGGCGGTTCTGGAAAGGGCCGGGCTTGCGGTCGATCGCGCCGTGGCCGACCCGAACGAGAAGACCGTCGCGGAAGCGCAGATCGCGGTTGCCGAATCCAAGATCCTCACGACAGAGATCGCCATCATTGCCACGAACAAGCTGTTCGAGCTCGCCGGCACACGCTCGACGCTGGCCGAGCACAATCTCCACCGGCACTGGCGCAACGCCCGCACCCACACGCTGCACGATCCGGTGCGCTGGAAATACGCGATCCTCGGCAACTACTACCTCAACGACGTAAATCCGCCGCTCCATGCCTGGAGCTGA
- a CDS encoding omptin family outer membrane protease: MGGYSNTFSDQRGGGVSYFTADLGYNFLNAPRYRIGAFVGNNFWHESYDAFGCTQQATNWRTCVPTVPTYVNLISQDNDWHSLRLGLAGQTQLTARLSLSGDVAFLFTRLDGKDQHHMRPKIKLIPEDGDGHGVQLEAVLNYKVTDLFNIGVGARYWAVANNGTAHFEEAMGGRGSPQADDWKAKRYGVFVQASIKFN, encoded by the coding sequence ATGGGGGGCTACTCAAACACATTCAGTGATCAGCGCGGGGGCGGCGTCAGCTATTTCACCGCCGATCTTGGATATAATTTCTTGAACGCGCCGCGCTACCGCATCGGTGCTTTTGTTGGCAACAATTTCTGGCACGAGAGCTACGACGCTTTCGGTTGCACGCAGCAGGCGACCAACTGGAGGACCTGTGTGCCAACCGTCCCGACCTACGTCAACCTCATCAGCCAGGACAACGATTGGCATTCGCTGCGACTCGGCTTGGCCGGGCAGACGCAACTCACCGCGCGACTCAGCCTTTCTGGTGACGTGGCGTTCCTCTTCACGCGGCTCGACGGCAAAGATCAGCACCACATGCGCCCCAAGATCAAGCTAATTCCCGAAGACGGCGATGGGCATGGCGTCCAGCTCGAGGCGGTGTTGAACTACAAGGTCACGGATTTGTTCAACATCGGCGTCGGCGCCCGCTACTGGGCCGTGGCGAATAACGGCACGGCTCATTTCGAAGAGGCAATGGGCGGTCGTGGTTCCCCGCAGGCCGACGATTGGAAGGCAAAGCGCTACGGCGTGTTCGTGCAGGCTAGCATCAAGTTCAACTGA
- a CDS encoding helix-turn-helix domain-containing protein gives MSPQALKPSVPMAAEGPGARASSGSASLEGRSIDCFSLAIIQALAKSQMERRLRNRRKNSSLPALIELVLARPLVSAGLVAAELKISQRAALGLVPNSASVR, from the coding sequence GTGTCACCCCAAGCACTTAAACCCAGCGTGCCGATGGCAGCCGAAGGACCTGGCGCGCGCGCCTCGTCCGGTTCGGCTTCGCTGGAGGGGCGTTCCATCGACTGTTTCAGCCTTGCAATCATCCAGGCGCTGGCCAAAAGCCAGATGGAGCGCCGGCTCAGGAACCGGCGCAAAAACTCGAGCCTGCCGGCGCTGATCGAGCTGGTGCTGGCGCGGCCGCTGGTGTCGGCAGGTCTGGTCGCGGCCGAGCTGAAAATTAGCCAGCGCGCTGCGCTCGGGCTGGTGCCGAACTCGGCATCCGTGAGGTGA
- a CDS encoding FAD/NAD(P)-binding protein: MGRGPVVAIIGGGFSGAATAFHLARLLPAGAADIVVVEPREGLGYGLAYSTADPSHRINVPASRMTLISGQDSHFADWLEQTGAILDDAEAIAANGALYPQRRVFGRYVESYLQPFLFGKVIRHVRSAVASVELSGQGYILILADGRTLAADALVIAATHPPPALPSALRSVAAAARLVANPYDLGGLQAIGRDDQVLVVGTGLTSADIIATLDRNGHRSRIVALSRHGYRSRSHAVLPGDPIGDFISLPSRSATVMLRRIRATILDAKRRGEDWHPVLDAVRRQGQIIWQALPLDEQRRLVRHLRTLWDVHRFRIAPQVADVLDRRVAEGMLAYRAASIVGAEQVDGRIRVTLRPRRQPTQTTETFDRVVVTTGPAHADIFRTNTAIADLGRMGLVRLDPIGLGLATDSQGRAVSTSGRPTDSIFVSGPLARGSVGELMGIPEVTAHAERIAAEIHQWLGYQTALRRKAS; this comes from the coding sequence TTGGGCAGGGGACCGGTCGTAGCCATCATCGGTGGCGGCTTTTCCGGTGCGGCGACCGCGTTTCATCTTGCGCGGCTGCTGCCCGCCGGTGCTGCCGATATCGTGGTCGTCGAGCCCAGAGAGGGGCTCGGCTATGGTCTGGCCTACTCGACGGCCGATCCTTCACACCGCATCAATGTGCCGGCGTCGAGAATGACGCTGATCTCCGGCCAGGACAGCCACTTTGCCGATTGGCTGGAGCAGACCGGCGCGATTCTCGACGATGCCGAGGCTATTGCCGCAAATGGAGCACTCTACCCACAACGACGCGTTTTCGGGCGCTACGTGGAATCTTATCTCCAACCCTTTCTGTTCGGCAAAGTGATCCGTCATGTCAGGTCCGCCGTCGCGTCAGTCGAGCTTAGTGGCCAGGGCTACATCCTGATTCTCGCTGATGGAAGGACGCTCGCAGCCGACGCCCTAGTGATTGCGGCGACGCATCCGCCACCGGCCTTGCCATCGGCCCTGCGGTCTGTGGCTGCTGCTGCCCGGCTGGTGGCCAATCCCTATGATCTCGGAGGGCTGCAAGCGATCGGCCGCGACGACCAAGTGCTCGTAGTCGGCACTGGATTGACGTCGGCGGATATCATTGCCACGCTGGACCGCAATGGGCATCGTAGCCGCATCGTCGCGCTGTCACGTCATGGTTATCGTTCGCGCAGCCACGCGGTGCTCCCGGGCGACCCGATTGGTGATTTCATCAGTCTGCCTTCACGCAGCGCAACAGTGATGCTCAGACGCATCCGGGCCACGATCCTAGATGCCAAGCGTCGGGGCGAAGACTGGCACCCGGTGCTCGATGCCGTCCGACGTCAGGGACAAATCATCTGGCAGGCCCTGCCGCTCGACGAGCAACGCCGCCTCGTGCGCCATTTGCGCACGCTGTGGGATGTGCATCGCTTCCGCATCGCGCCACAGGTCGCGGACGTGCTCGATCGCCGCGTTGCCGAAGGCATGCTCGCCTATCGCGCCGCATCGATCGTCGGCGCCGAGCAGGTCGACGGGCGCATTCGGGTCACGCTGCGGCCAAGGCGCCAACCCACTCAGACAACCGAGACGTTCGACAGGGTGGTCGTCACGACCGGGCCGGCGCATGCCGATATTTTCCGGACCAACACAGCAATTGCCGATCTCGGGCGAATGGGACTGGTCCGGCTAGACCCGATTGGCCTTGGCCTGGCGACCGACAGCCAAGGCCGTGCGGTCAGCACTTCCGGCCGACCGACCGACAGCATTTTCGTCAGCGGGCCGCTGGCGCGCGGCAGCGTTGGCGAATTGATGGGAATTCCCGAAGTCACCGCGCATGCCGAGCGTATAGCCGCTGAAATCCACCAATGGCTTGGATACCAAACGGCGTTGCGTCGTAAGGCGTCGTGA
- a CDS encoding glutamate synthase subunit beta has translation MGKVTGFLEIDRQVHKYQPASDRIRHFREFTLPMSDKEVEKQAARCMDCGIPYCHGPTGCPVHNQIPDWNDLVYNGDWDNAIRNLHSTNNFPEFTGRICPAPCEEACTLNLEDIPVAIKTIEQAIADKAYETGHIRPYPPERKTGRRVAIIGSGPAGMAAAQQLGRAGHDVHVYERESRPGGLMRYGIPDFKIEKHYIDRRIEQMQGEGVSFHCGINVGVDKPVAELLAEYDAVLYCGGSETPRPANIPGDDLDGVHDAMPYLVQQNKRIGGEPIQSVAWPSPPIVAGGQHVVVVGGGDTASDCVGTAFRQGAVRVTQLDIRPQPPEKEDKLSVWPYWATKMRTSSSQAEGAEREFQVATLEFIGEDGALTGVKCCEVDEKRKPIAGTEFVIRADLAFIAIGFAGPAAVGPVSELAGQMKIAIDSRRSNNVEANDRDYKTSVEKLYAAGDVRRGQSLVVWAIREGRQAARSIDEALMGSSVLPR, from the coding sequence ATGGGCAAGGTAACAGGGTTTCTCGAGATCGACCGGCAGGTGCACAAGTACCAGCCGGCTTCCGACCGCATCCGGCATTTTCGCGAGTTCACGCTGCCGATGTCGGACAAGGAGGTCGAGAAACAGGCCGCGCGCTGCATGGATTGCGGCATTCCGTACTGTCACGGGCCGACCGGCTGCCCGGTCCACAACCAAATCCCGGACTGGAACGACCTCGTCTACAATGGCGACTGGGACAATGCGATCCGCAACCTGCATTCGACCAATAATTTCCCGGAATTCACCGGCCGCATCTGTCCGGCACCTTGCGAGGAAGCCTGCACGCTGAACCTCGAGGACATTCCGGTCGCCATCAAGACGATCGAGCAGGCAATCGCCGACAAGGCCTATGAAACCGGTCATATCCGGCCCTATCCGCCGGAAAGGAAAACCGGCAGGCGCGTCGCAATCATTGGCTCGGGGCCGGCCGGCATGGCGGCCGCCCAGCAGCTTGGCCGCGCCGGTCACGACGTTCACGTCTATGAGCGCGAGAGCCGGCCGGGCGGGCTGATGCGCTACGGCATCCCCGACTTCAAGATCGAGAAGCACTACATCGACCGGCGCATCGAGCAGATGCAAGGCGAGGGCGTGAGCTTCCATTGCGGGATCAATGTCGGCGTCGACAAGCCGGTGGCGGAACTGCTCGCCGAATATGATGCGGTGCTCTATTGCGGCGGTTCGGAAACGCCGCGCCCGGCCAACATTCCCGGCGACGATCTCGATGGCGTGCATGACGCGATGCCTTACCTGGTGCAGCAGAACAAGCGCATCGGCGGCGAGCCGATCCAGTCGGTGGCGTGGCCGTCGCCGCCGATCGTCGCCGGCGGCCAGCATGTCGTCGTCGTCGGCGGCGGCGACACCGCGTCCGACTGCGTCGGCACCGCCTTCCGCCAGGGCGCCGTTCGTGTCACCCAGCTCGACATCCGGCCGCAGCCGCCGGAAAAGGAGGACAAGCTTTCGGTCTGGCCCTACTGGGCGACGAAGATGCGCACCTCGTCCTCGCAGGCGGAAGGCGCCGAGCGCGAGTTCCAGGTGGCGACGCTCGAATTCATCGGCGAGGACGGCGCGTTGACCGGCGTCAAATGCTGCGAGGTCGATGAAAAGCGCAAGCCGATCGCCGGCACGGAATTCGTCATCCGCGCGGATCTGGCCTTCATCGCTATCGGCTTTGCCGGGCCGGCCGCGGTCGGGCCGGTGTCGGAGCTGGCTGGCCAGATGAAGATCGCCATCGACAGCCGCCGCTCGAACAACGTCGAGGCCAATGATCGCGACTACAAGACCAGCGTCGAAAAGCTCTATGCAGCGGGCGATGTGCGCCGCGGTCAATCGCTGGTCGTCTGGGCGATCCGCGAGGGCCGTCAGGCAGCGCGTTCGATCGACGAGGCGCTGATGGGATCGAGCGTGCTGCCGCGCTGA